The region AAATTATTACCGTTTTTACGGGCGGTTCTGCTTTTGGTTTGGTTTCTATTTCACATTTTTTAGGATATGTTTTAAAAAGATATCATAAAATTGTAAATGCAATAATTATAGGTTTTATAACGGGGTCTTTAGGGATTGTTTGGCCTTGGAAAAGAACTGTTTATGTGCAACAAAACGGGGTTGCTTTATTAGACAAAGAAGGTCGTAAAATTGTAGAGAATTATGAACGATTTATACCCAATAGTTTAAGTTTAGAAACAATTTTAGCAATTTGCTTTATTTTTATGGGTATCGGATTAATATTAGCCATTGATTATTATGATAGAAAAAGGAAAAAATAAATTATTTGGATTGTTAGGTAAAAATATTTCGTATTCATTTTCACGGGGATATTTTACGAAAAAGTTTGAGAAACTAAATTTAAAGAATCATAAATACGTAAATTTTGATCTTCAAAAAATTGAAGATTTCCCTACTGTTATCGAACAACATAAAGATTTAAAAGGAATTAATGTTACGATTCCTTATAAACAAGATGTAATTCCGTTTTTAGATAAACTTGATAAAACTGCAGAAGAAATAGGGGCGGTGAATACGATTAAATTTACAAAAAGAGGAAATTTAAAAGGCTATAATTCAGATGTTGTAGGTTTTGAAAATTCTATCATTCCGCTTTTAAAAAAGCATCATAAAAAAGCACTAATTCTAGGAACAGGAGGCGCATCGAAAGCGATAGCCTATGCTTTTAAGAAAAATAAAATCGCCTGTAAATTAGTGTCTAGAAATCCTAAAGGCAATAAAGAGATTTCTTATCAAAGTTTAACGCAAAAAATAATGGAAAAGTACACTATAATTGTGAATGCTACACCGTTAGGAACATTTCCAGATATTGAGAAATATCCAAATATTCCCTATCAATTTATTACCAAAAATCATATTTTGTATGATTTAATTTACAATCCTGAATTAACGATGTTTTTATCCAAAGGAAAAGAAAACGGTGCAGTTATTAAAAACGGATCAGAGATGTTAGAACTACAGGCTGAAGAATCTTGGAGAATTTGGAATAATTAACCTTAGATTATAAATTTTACTGCTATGATAACTTGCAATTATTGTAAGTTGTCACTATTTTTGATGCTTATATAATTATAGTATTGTATAAGGACCTTTAAACATTGTAGATATGTTAGATAAAAATGAAGAAAACGTTGAAAAAAACGATTTAAAATCAATTGAAAAAGTTGATGTAACACCTCAAGAACAGAAGAAAACAGAAGATGTAAAGATAGAGAGTACGGAGAAAATCTCTGTAAAAGAGGAAAAAACGGAATCTACAAAAACAGCGGTGGTTGATGCTACTTCAGAATCTGTAAACAAGGTTGCAAGTGTGGTAGTTGAAAATGCCGAAGATGAAATGCCGAAGGAAGAAGAAGAAGAAGAAGAAGAAGAAGAAGAAGAAGAAACGCCCAAGGTAGCATATACAAAACTCACTTTAGAGGAATTGGTTGTAGAGCTTAAAAAGATCATAGCAGACAATCCTGTACAAAAAATAAAAAACGAAGTAGAAAGTGTTAAAAGTGCTTTCAATAAAAAGTTTGGGGCTCTAATAGCAGAAAAAAAAGCTGCTTTTTTAGCGGATGGAGGTAATGTTATTGATTTTCAGTTTTCTAGTCCAATTAAAGCAGAGTATAACGCGTTGCTAGCAGACTATAAAAAGCAAAGAGATGCGCATTATAATGATTTAGACAAGCAATTAAATCAAAATTTAGAGAAACGTGTAGCGGTCATTGAAAGTTTAAAAAACTTGATAGATGAGGCAGATGCTACTACCATGTACAAGAATTTTAAAGAAATTCAAGATACTTGGCGCACAATTGGTGCAGTACCAAAAGTTTATTATAATGATACATGGAAAATTTATCATCATCATGTAGAACGTTTTTACGATTTGTTGCATTTAAGCAATGATTTTAGAGATTTAGAATTTAAACATAATTTAGAGGAAAAACTAAACATTATAAAACAAGCGGAGGCTTTAGCCAATGAAACCGATGTGAATTATGCAGCAAACGAATTGCAAGATTTGCATAAAATTTGGAAAGAAGATATAGGGCCGGTAGCAAAAGAAATGCGTGAAGAAATTTGGCATAAATTTAGTGTCGCAACAAAGAAAATTCATGATAAAAGACATGATTATTTTAGAGAAATGCGCTCTAAATATCAAGAAATTACCCAAAAGAAGTTAGATGTGATTGCTTTAATTGATGCGTATGATACCACTAACAACAAAAGCCATAATGATTGGCAAAAAAGCATCAATGATATTGAAGCATTAAGGCAAGAGTATTTTAATGTTGGGAAACTTCCTTATTCAAAAAGTGAAGAAGTGTGGCAAAAATTTAAAGCGGCAACTAAAAAATTCAATAGTTCGAAAAATACATTTTACAAGCAAGAAAAGAGTGAGCAGCAAGATAATTTAGAAAAGAAAATTGCTTTAATTGAATTGGCAGAATCGTTAAAAGAAAGCGAAGATTGGGAAAAGGCAACGAATACCATGAAAAAAGTGCAGTCAGACTGGAAAAAAATAGGTCACGTACCTCGCAAATTTTCTGATGATATTTGGAAACGTTTTAAAGCTGCTTGTAACCATTATTTTGATAGATATTATCAACAAAAAAATTCTGTAAGTAAAGAACAACAAGCGGTTGTAGTGGCAAAAAAAGAATTTTTAGAAACTTTAAAACAATCAAAAGACACTACAAAAGATGCTGTTTTAGAATCGATTAAAGCCTGGAGAAGTTTAGGAACTTTACCATCAAATGCGCGTCATTTAGAAGGTAAGTTTAATAAACAAGTAGATAAAATATTAGAGAGTTTGTCTTTGGATAAAAATGAAATTTCTATGCTTAAGTTTACAAATGTTGTCGATGGGTATGCTGCTGACAATGATGTAAGAAGATTAGATTCTGAACAAATATATGTTAGAAAAAAGATTGATGAGGTTGTCAAAGAAATGCAGCAACTAGAAAATAATTTAGGTTTTTTCTCAAATGCTAAAGCAGACAATCCGTTAGTAGTAAATGTAAGAAATAAGATAAACGACTTAAAAGAAGATTTACAAACTTGGAAACAAAAATTAAAATATCTAAAAAAATTAGAATATTAATGCAATGAATAATACGTCAGAAAAGGTCATTAAAAAACTCGAAGCACTTACTTCGAGTTTTTTAATATTTTAACTTTAAAAAGATTAATGAAATAGTTGATCCATTTTCTCTTTTTCTTCTGCTGCTAAAGCCGCATCCACTAAAATACGACCACTATGCTCATCTATAGTAATTTTCTTTCTATTGGCAATTTCTAATTGCACCTGAGGTGGAATTGTAAAATAAGAACCTCCAGAAGCGCCACGTTCTATCGCCACCACTGCTAAACCATTTTTTACTTTCGTTCTAATTCTATTGTATGCAGATAATAAATGTGCATCGATAGAATCTCCAAATTCCTTAGATTTCTTAATTAAGAGCGCTTCTTCTTTTTCTGTCTCTTTTAAAATAGCATCTAATTCAGCTTTCTTATGACCTAAATGTTGTTCTTGCTTCGCTAATTTTTCTTTAGTTCTATCAATAACTTCCATTTTCTGAGCAATCTTGGCTTTGTATTCATTAATTCTTTTCTCTGCCAATTGAATTTCTAAATCTTGATATTCAATTTCTTTAGATAATGAATCAAATTCTCTATTGTTTCTTACCTTTTTTTGTTGCTCATCGTATTTTTTCATTAACGAATTAGACTCTTCTATCGCTAACTTTTTGTTGTTGATATCTGTTTCTAAACTCGTAACGTCTTTGTTTAAATTAGCAACACGTGTGTTTAAACCGGCAACTTCATCTTCTAAATCTTCTACTTCTAAAGGTAGTTCACCTCTAACGTTTCTAATTTCATCAATTCTAGAGTCTATTAACTGTAAGTCATATAAAGCTCTTAATTTTTCTTCAACCGAAATTTCTTTCTTCTTTGCCATGATTATATATAATAAATAGGATTTGTACTTTTTTCTGATAAAATGACTGCGAAATTACTAAATTTTTTCGTAAGATAATCAACCAAAAGGTTTTTTGTAAACTGTTCGCTTTCATAATGGCCTATATCTGCCAAAAGTATGCTGTTTTCTGCTTTAAAAAACTCGTGATATTTAAAATCTGCACTCACATACGCATCGGCATTAGCCTTTTTAGCATCGGAAATAGCAAAACTTCCTGACCCCCCCAATACTGCAACTTTTTTTATTTTTTTATGAATCAGCGCAGAATGACGTATACAATCTGTTTTCATTGTTTTTTTTAAATACAATAAAAATTCTTTTTCATGCATTTCTGAGGGGAGTTCGCCAATCATTCCCATTCCAATATCTTGATGTACATTTTCTGTGGTTACAATTTCATATGCAACTTCTTCATAAGGATGGTTTTCATGCAAGGCTCTTAAAATAGAGGTTTTGTTTTTACTTTCAAAAGTCACAGAAATTTTTATTTCTTTTTCTGTGTGAAGTTTTCCTTTTTCTCCAATAACAGGATTAGAATGTTCATTTCCTCTAAAAGTTCCATCACCAGAGACACTAAAAGAACAATTATCATAATTCCCAATATTTCCTGCGCCAGCGGCAAAAAGAGAATTCTTTAATTTAGAAGCATTTTCAGCAGGAACATAGGTCGTTAGTTTCTGTATAATTCCTTTTTTAGGAAGTAGAATTTTGGTGTTGGTGAGCCTTAAAACTTCACATATTTTTGCAGAAACTCCGTTTTTAGAATTATCCAGAGCTGTATGCGTCGCATAAATTGCAATGTCATTTTTAATGGCTTTTAGAACCACTTTTTCTACATAAGAATTTCCATTTACCTTTTTTAAACCACTAAAAATAATGGGGTGAAAGCTTACAATTACATTACAATTTTTGGCGATGGCTTCATCAACAGTTTCTTCTAAGGTGTCTAAAGTTACTAGAACTCCCGTAACCTCTGTGTTGTAATTACCAATCAATAAACCAACATTATCAAAATCTTCTGCGTAGTTTAAAGGTGCTAATTCTTCAATGTAATTGGTTATGTTTTTGATGGTCATTTTTTGATTTTATAGAAAATCAAAGTTAACATTTTTAATGTATTTTTACACAGATGAAATTTGTTAGATTTTTATTATTTCCGTTGGCAATTTTGTATGATGTAGTTACTACAAT is a window of Polaribacter litorisediminis DNA encoding:
- a CDS encoding shikimate dehydrogenase family protein, which produces MIEKGKNKLFGLLGKNISYSFSRGYFTKKFEKLNLKNHKYVNFDLQKIEDFPTVIEQHKDLKGINVTIPYKQDVIPFLDKLDKTAEEIGAVNTIKFTKRGNLKGYNSDVVGFENSIIPLLKKHHKKALILGTGGASKAIAYAFKKNKIACKLVSRNPKGNKEISYQSLTQKIMEKYTIIVNATPLGTFPDIEKYPNIPYQFITKNHILYDLIYNPELTMFLSKGKENGAVIKNGSEMLELQAEESWRIWNN
- a CDS encoding DUF349 domain-containing protein, which translates into the protein MLDKNEENVEKNDLKSIEKVDVTPQEQKKTEDVKIESTEKISVKEEKTESTKTAVVDATSESVNKVASVVVENAEDEMPKEEEEEEEEEEEEETPKVAYTKLTLEELVVELKKIIADNPVQKIKNEVESVKSAFNKKFGALIAEKKAAFLADGGNVIDFQFSSPIKAEYNALLADYKKQRDAHYNDLDKQLNQNLEKRVAVIESLKNLIDEADATTMYKNFKEIQDTWRTIGAVPKVYYNDTWKIYHHHVERFYDLLHLSNDFRDLEFKHNLEEKLNIIKQAEALANETDVNYAANELQDLHKIWKEDIGPVAKEMREEIWHKFSVATKKIHDKRHDYFREMRSKYQEITQKKLDVIALIDAYDTTNNKSHNDWQKSINDIEALRQEYFNVGKLPYSKSEEVWQKFKAATKKFNSSKNTFYKQEKSEQQDNLEKKIALIELAESLKESEDWEKATNTMKKVQSDWKKIGHVPRKFSDDIWKRFKAACNHYFDRYYQQKNSVSKEQQAVVVAKKEFLETLKQSKDTTKDAVLESIKAWRSLGTLPSNARHLEGKFNKQVDKILESLSLDKNEISMLKFTNVVDGYAADNDVRRLDSEQIYVRKKIDEVVKEMQQLENNLGFFSNAKADNPLVVNVRNKINDLKEDLQTWKQKLKYLKKLEY
- a CDS encoding zinc ribbon domain-containing protein, encoding MAKKKEISVEEKLRALYDLQLIDSRIDEIRNVRGELPLEVEDLEDEVAGLNTRVANLNKDVTSLETDINNKKLAIEESNSLMKKYDEQQKKVRNNREFDSLSKEIEYQDLEIQLAEKRINEYKAKIAQKMEVIDRTKEKLAKQEQHLGHKKAELDAILKETEKEEALLIKKSKEFGDSIDAHLLSAYNRIRTKVKNGLAVVAIERGASGGSYFTIPPQVQLEIANRKKITIDEHSGRILVDAALAAEEKEKMDQLFH
- a CDS encoding Nif3-like dinuclear metal center hexameric protein, with protein sequence MTIKNITNYIEELAPLNYAEDFDNVGLLIGNYNTEVTGVLVTLDTLEETVDEAIAKNCNVIVSFHPIIFSGLKKVNGNSYVEKVVLKAIKNDIAIYATHTALDNSKNGVSAKICEVLRLTNTKILLPKKGIIQKLTTYVPAENASKLKNSLFAAGAGNIGNYDNCSFSVSGDGTFRGNEHSNPVIGEKGKLHTEKEIKISVTFESKNKTSILRALHENHPYEEVAYEIVTTENVHQDIGMGMIGELPSEMHEKEFLLYLKKTMKTDCIRHSALIHKKIKKVAVLGGSGSFAISDAKKANADAYVSADFKYHEFFKAENSILLADIGHYESEQFTKNLLVDYLTKKFSNFAVILSEKSTNPIYYI